One segment of Verrucomicrobiia bacterium DNA contains the following:
- a CDS encoding PEP-CTERM sorting domain-containing protein: protein MKSKSFLLPLSALTLLVFLVVSDVSATVITFDDMTSTIVSNGVPILQTDAVITNGYQGLSWANLHTLNAPLDAKKFGTNGYYYGMVTVSNVAVNDFGNPAEVDSSGTNFNFLSAYLTGPWNSNLSIEVQGYGGITSLYDTTIVVSATSPTLFTFNYLGIDRLTFNSFGGQNAGFPPPGGGGTQFAMDNFTFEFVPEPSSFLLAAAGALLLCPLLKRKRVA, encoded by the coding sequence ATGAAGTCCAAATCATTCCTACTGCCGCTCTCTGCCCTCACACTGCTCGTCTTTCTTGTCGTTTCAGACGTTTCGGCCACCGTCATCACGTTTGACGACATGACAAGCACAATAGTCAGCAATGGTGTACCAATCTTGCAAACTGATGCGGTTATAACAAATGGCTACCAAGGACTGAGCTGGGCTAATCTCCACACTCTAAATGCGCCTCTTGACGCAAAAAAGTTTGGCACGAACGGCTACTATTACGGAATGGTGACTGTTTCCAACGTGGCCGTTAATGACTTTGGGAATCCCGCTGAAGTCGATTCCTCAGGCACCAATTTCAATTTCCTGAGCGCTTATCTGACCGGCCCGTGGAACAGTAATCTGAGCATCGAAGTGCAGGGATACGGCGGTATAACCTCGCTGTACGACACAACGATTGTGGTCAGCGCGACAAGTCCCACTCTGTTTACCTTTAATTATCTGGGCATTGACCGCCTGACCTTCAACTCTTTTGGCGGTCAGAACGCTGGTTTCCCTCCTCCGGGTGGTGGCGGAACTCAGTTCGCCATGGACAATTTCACGTTCGAGTTTGTGCCGGAACCTTCCTCGTTTCTGCTGGCCGCCGCCGGTGCGCTGCTGCTCTGCCCCCTCCTCAAACGTAAGCGCGTAGCATGA
- the ada gene encoding bifunctional DNA-binding transcriptional regulator/O6-methylguanine-DNA methyltransferase Ada produces the protein MKTVELDDQRWQAVQQRDVDADGQFVFAVRSTGIYCRPSCPARRPARDKVVFFPTCDAAEQNGFRACRRCHPRETPAHATMVKRVCQLIETNLEGPLSLAALGEKVRMSPFHLQRIFKRTLGVSPRAYADAYRFRRFKHELKQGPSATNAVYAAGYGSSSRAYERTASRLGMTPTRYRNGGEQTRIHYLITKCALGNMLVAATDKRICMVSFGDNKTSLERALRQEFPAADMVTGGANLKVWTRSIVRHLNGYQPRLDLPFDVRATAFQSRVWTALRSIPYGQTRSYTQIARAVGRPKAVRAVAHACATNPAAVLIPCHRVVRENGALAGYRWGLKRKRRLLAKESSERV, from the coding sequence ATGAAAACAGTCGAACTCGATGACCAGCGCTGGCAGGCCGTACAACAGCGCGATGTAGATGCCGACGGCCAGTTTGTCTTTGCGGTGCGTTCCACCGGCATTTATTGCCGCCCGTCCTGTCCCGCCCGCCGGCCCGCGCGGGACAAGGTCGTCTTCTTTCCCACATGCGATGCCGCCGAACAAAATGGCTTCCGCGCCTGTCGCCGCTGCCATCCGCGCGAAACTCCCGCGCACGCCACGATGGTGAAGCGTGTTTGTCAATTAATTGAAACCAACCTCGAAGGACCGCTCAGCCTGGCCGCGCTGGGCGAGAAAGTACGCATGAGCCCATTTCATCTCCAACGAATTTTCAAACGCACCCTCGGTGTCTCGCCCCGCGCCTACGCCGATGCTTACCGCTTTCGCAGGTTCAAGCATGAACTCAAACAGGGACCGTCCGCCACAAATGCCGTGTACGCCGCTGGCTACGGCTCCAGCAGCCGCGCCTACGAACGCACCGCGAGTCGCCTTGGAATGACGCCCACCCGTTACCGTAATGGCGGAGAACAAACCCGCATCCATTACCTCATCACCAAATGCGCTTTGGGTAATATGCTCGTCGCAGCCACAGACAAGAGGATTTGTATGGTCAGCTTCGGCGACAACAAAACTTCTCTTGAGCGTGCGCTCCGTCAGGAATTCCCCGCCGCCGATATGGTGACTGGTGGAGCAAACCTTAAAGTCTGGACGCGTTCGATCGTCCGCCACCTCAACGGTTACCAACCCCGGTTGGATCTCCCGTTCGACGTTCGGGCGACCGCCTTTCAATCGCGCGTCTGGACCGCATTGCGGTCAATCCCCTACGGCCAAACCCGTTCCTACACACAAATCGCGAGAGCCGTCGGTCGCCCCAAAGCCGTCCGCGCCGTCGCCCACGCCTGCGCCACCAACCCCGCCGCCGTGTTGATCCCCTGCCACCGCGTCGTCCGCGAAAATGGCGCACTCGCAGGCTACCGCTGGGGCCTCAAACGTAAACGCCGGTTGCTTGCGAAAGAATCCTCAGAGCGAGTCTGA
- a CDS encoding LamG domain-containing protein has translation MKLPTSSKAQGLCRMLVMLVFVSVTSAVRADENFTPNTLPPTVWTLDNVKLIGGHRPRVLGAPRIASAATGGPALLFNGKSDGLILPVNPLRGLSKFTIEILFRPDADGLPAQRFVHIQDDRDSRVMIETRLISSLSWSLDTFMLSGESGRPLLDRTRRHPTGRWTWVALVYDGKTMSDYVNGVKELEGPVNFAPMADGRMSLGVRLNRVYWFKGTLKEVRFSPLPLKPADLRRISEK, from the coding sequence ATGAAACTGCCAACATCATCGAAGGCCCAGGGCCTCTGCCGGATGCTTGTGATGCTGGTCTTTGTCAGCGTGACCTCCGCGGTGCGGGCCGACGAGAACTTCACGCCAAACACCCTACCGCCCACCGTGTGGACGCTCGACAATGTTAAATTGATCGGCGGACACCGGCCGCGCGTACTCGGCGCGCCGCGGATCGCGAGTGCGGCCACGGGCGGACCGGCATTGCTGTTCAACGGCAAGAGCGACGGTCTTATCCTCCCGGTCAATCCGCTCCGGGGCTTGTCGAAATTCACCATTGAAATTCTTTTCCGACCCGATGCCGACGGCTTGCCCGCGCAGCGCTTCGTGCATATCCAGGATGACCGTGACAGCCGGGTCATGATCGAAACCCGGCTTATCAGCAGCCTGTCTTGGAGTTTGGACACATTCATGCTCTCCGGTGAGAGCGGTCGCCCGTTGCTCGACCGCACCCGGCGGCATCCCACGGGAAGATGGACCTGGGTCGCGCTGGTGTACGACGGGAAAACAATGTCGGACTATGTCAACGGCGTGAAGGAACTGGAGGGCCCGGTCAATTTCGCGCCGATGGCCGACGGACGGATGTCGCTCGGTGTGCGGCTCAATCGGGTCTATTGGTTCAAGGGTACTCTCAAGGAAGTCCGCTTCAGTCCCCTGCCGCTGAAACCAGCCGATCTACGGCGCATATCGGAGAAATAG
- a CDS encoding tetratricopeptide repeat protein codes for MTACSHRGIRNGAGLLACAIVAFFSASTTTASTNVAGTVIAPSHNDKSGLAGFALQMVSQIQSQQQETLQAVQDSQRQNAETIRFLVTRLKIAIAVGMLLAAGIVAVLLYVRAALRSIQRRLRPIPMPSPTGGITQRLASLLETGEHLLDVKQPGSALVCFEEVLALDAHHARAHVKKAAALEQLGRLDEALACYDHAIALDDSLADAYVGKGAIYNRLERYREALECYEHAAHLQPTINISQFHSVH; via the coding sequence GTGACCGCGTGCAGCCATCGCGGGATCCGTAACGGCGCGGGCTTGTTAGCCTGCGCCATTGTCGCGTTTTTTTCTGCCTCCACCACAACGGCTTCGACAAACGTCGCCGGAACCGTCATCGCGCCCTCGCACAATGATAAATCGGGTCTGGCGGGCTTTGCTCTCCAGATGGTCAGCCAGATTCAGTCCCAACAGCAAGAGACCTTGCAAGCGGTCCAGGATTCCCAACGGCAAAACGCGGAAACCATCCGCTTTCTCGTCACCCGGCTCAAAATTGCGATCGCGGTTGGAATGCTTCTGGCGGCCGGCATAGTAGCCGTGCTGCTTTACGTGCGAGCCGCTTTGCGATCGATCCAGCGTCGGCTGCGACCGATTCCGATGCCGTCTCCCACCGGCGGAATCACCCAGCGCCTCGCGTCGTTGCTGGAGACCGGTGAACACCTGCTCGACGTGAAACAACCGGGTAGCGCCCTCGTCTGCTTCGAGGAAGTGCTCGCCCTTGATGCTCACCATGCCAGGGCCCACGTAAAAAAGGCCGCGGCCCTCGAACAACTCGGCCGTCTGGACGAAGCTCTCGCCTGTTATGACCATGCCATCGCGCTGGACGATTCCCTCGCCGATGCCTACGTCGGCAAGGGAGCCATCTATAACCGGCTCGAGCGTTATCGCGAGGCGCTCGAATGCTACGAACACGCCGCCCATCTCCAGCCCACAATTAACATTTCCCAATTTCACTCTGTCCACTGA
- a CDS encoding alkaline phosphatase family protein: MDLFRKYWLTLLVVAPLTLSALRAEASMQDVQTVFIILMENRNWSNIKGSSSAPYINNTLLPMASHAEQYYTPPGLHPSLPNYIWLEAGSNLGITNDNDPSLNHQSTTNHLVTLLNNAGISWTSYQEDISGTVCPLTAVNKYAPKHNPMVYFDDVTNTNTSSSAYCIANVRPYTELPTDLQNNTVTRYNFITPNLTNDMHDGSTAAVAIKNGDTWLSNNVPKILNSQAYSNGGAIFIVWDEGASSSDGPIGMIVLSRLARGGGYSNTVHYTHSSTLRTMQEIFNVIPFMRDATNATDLSDLFNPFPGITNVTPACGGLSGGTAITISGSNFVSGALVTVGGILASNVVFVTANTLTATTPAGTAGAKNVVVTNPDTQTATVLNGFTYTVPPSFGGVTGVTAGVESATLAWAPAAGTGPMTYRVFQATSPGGENFASPVAQASAPPVFIAPLDPGSTNPITYYFVCRASDACGNSESNTVEQSVQPLLDPTKDQDGDGMPNGFEQSHGLNPFNGADANDDTDHDGFTNLQEYQAGTDPTDVSSSPFRITDIHPEGADMRVAWMPGSGTTNALQSTAGTTDGSYETNDFTDLFIVTNTLGTVTNYLDLGAATNFPARYYRVRLVP, from the coding sequence TTGGATTTGTTCCGAAAATACTGGCTGACGCTGCTGGTGGTCGCTCCCTTGACCCTCTCGGCTTTGCGCGCCGAGGCGTCCATGCAGGATGTCCAGACGGTCTTCATCATTCTGATGGAGAACCGCAATTGGTCCAACATCAAGGGGAGTTCGTCGGCTCCGTACATCAACAACACTCTCCTGCCGATGGCCTCTCATGCGGAGCAGTATTATACCCCTCCCGGCCTTCACCCGAGTTTACCGAACTACATTTGGCTCGAAGCGGGCTCGAACTTGGGCATCACCAACGATAACGATCCGAGCTTGAACCACCAAAGCACCACGAATCATCTCGTAACGCTCCTCAATAATGCCGGCATCTCGTGGACGTCGTATCAGGAGGACATCTCGGGCACCGTTTGTCCTCTCACGGCGGTAAACAAGTACGCGCCGAAACACAATCCGATGGTCTATTTCGATGACGTCACGAACACTAATACCTCCAGCTCGGCCTACTGCATCGCCAATGTGCGCCCCTACACCGAGTTGCCGACCGATCTCCAGAACAACACCGTCACGCGCTACAACTTTATCACCCCGAACCTGACCAACGACATGCACGACGGCAGCACCGCCGCCGTGGCGATCAAGAATGGCGACACCTGGCTATCGAACAACGTTCCGAAGATCCTCAACTCCCAGGCCTATAGCAATGGCGGCGCGATCTTCATCGTCTGGGATGAGGGGGCCAGCAGCAGCGATGGCCCGATTGGCATGATCGTTCTCTCTCGCCTTGCCCGGGGCGGCGGCTACTCCAATACCGTCCACTACACGCACAGTTCGACACTCCGAACGATGCAGGAGATCTTCAACGTCATCCCCTTCATGCGCGACGCTACCAATGCCACCGACCTCAGCGACCTGTTCAATCCCTTCCCCGGCATCACCAACGTCACACCCGCCTGCGGGGGCCTGTCCGGCGGCACGGCAATCACCATCAGCGGGAGCAATTTCGTCAGCGGCGCTCTCGTGACCGTCGGCGGCATCCTCGCCAGTAATGTGGTGTTCGTCACGGCCAACACACTCACGGCCACGACCCCGGCGGGAACGGCCGGCGCAAAGAATGTCGTCGTCACCAATCCCGACACGCAAACCGCGACGGTCCTCAACGGCTTCACCTACACCGTCCCGCCGTCCTTCGGTGGCGTGACCGGCGTGACAGCCGGCGTCGAAAGCGCGACGCTGGCGTGGGCCCCCGCCGCCGGCACCGGGCCAATGACCTACCGCGTGTTCCAAGCAACGTCCCCGGGCGGAGAGAACTTTGCGTCGCCGGTCGCGCAGGCCAGCGCGCCGCCGGTATTCATCGCGCCGCTCGATCCCGGTAGCACGAATCCGATCACGTATTATTTTGTCTGCCGTGCCAGCGACGCGTGCGGGAACAGCGAATCCAACACCGTCGAGCAGTCCGTCCAGCCGCTCCTCGACCCGACGAAGGACCAGGACGGCGACGGAATGCCCAATGGCTTCGAGCAGTCGCACGGGTTAAACCCGTTCAACGGGGCTGACGCCAACGATGACACCGACCACGACGGGTTCACCAATCTGCAGGAGTACCAAGCGGGCACCGACCCTACGGACGTGAGTTCGTCCCCGTTCCGCATCACCGATATTCACCCGGAAGGCGCCGACATGCGGGTCGCATGGATGCCCGGCTCCGGCACGACCAACGCCCTGCAGAGCACCGCGGGAACGACAGACGGAAGCTACGAGACAAACGACTTTACCGACCTCTTCATCGTCACCAACACCCTCGGCACGGTGACGAACTACCTCGACCTCGGTGCCGCCACCAACTTCCCCGCCCGCTACTACCGCGTGCGACTGGTGCCGTAA
- a CDS encoding peptidylprolyl isomerase yields MSLTLVVTNITMPRGQTFQMPLTGSDPDGQPLRFSATVDKKGVTAAIAPSSNPSLVLNVSGVDGNGDPFTGDLRLQLFADLTPKTTGRIIDLVNSNFYNGLIFHRVIQGFVAQAGGATTNANFESDQTLDDEFVATLTYDGFGQLAMANLGASFHDSNNSQFFITDTGLSIDNPNNTSPEFLNFHQPIFGQLTSGFDVLSDITSTPVDTGNNDRPLTDVVINSATIINNSQDGVLRLTAAPKFTGVVTVTVSATNAEHQFTTQMLGVKVIADANNSPPFLGPIPSSIVVTQNTAATFIVTSTDIDGDPMFIADGYADSFISSGNIFESQPLTNIVATIIPDTKGTLGRNHTQSMTRMWFRPDVTLTGAVDLVIGVQDRAHGFNPQNPDVDTQVFSLTFVPRSASPTMAITSLMGVAKDGGKTAGDSLNVHGTFAFIGESDHAFGSNDILVLTLGDPTNPLMLTLSPDSTGWKFHNGTVNAKEHVISMVTSNANSVVSSNVSVSAQFNGVAGTFKISAKGFDFPTPISGQVQIGIALGNDYVTDVRTWFVQRPGTFVPPTL; encoded by the coding sequence GTGAGCCTGACGCTGGTGGTGACGAATATCACCATGCCCCGGGGGCAAACGTTCCAGATGCCGCTGACGGGTTCTGATCCGGATGGGCAACCATTGAGGTTCTCGGCAACCGTCGACAAGAAGGGGGTGACGGCGGCGATCGCGCCGAGTAGCAATCCCAGCCTGGTCTTGAACGTGAGTGGTGTGGACGGCAACGGTGACCCGTTCACGGGCGACCTGCGGCTGCAGCTTTTTGCGGATCTCACCCCAAAGACGACGGGGCGCATCATCGACCTGGTGAACAGCAATTTCTACAACGGCCTGATCTTTCATCGCGTGATCCAGGGCTTCGTGGCTCAGGCGGGCGGCGCGACGACCAATGCCAATTTCGAATCGGACCAGACTCTCGATGATGAGTTTGTCGCGACACTGACCTATGACGGGTTCGGCCAGTTGGCCATGGCCAACTTAGGCGCCAGTTTCCATGATTCCAATAACTCGCAGTTTTTCATCACCGATACGGGTCTTTCGATCGACAATCCGAACAACACGTCGCCCGAGTTTCTGAACTTCCACCAGCCGATCTTTGGCCAACTGACGAGCGGCTTTGATGTGCTTTCGGACATCACGTCGACGCCGGTTGACACGGGGAACAATGACCGGCCGTTGACGGACGTGGTCATCAATAGCGCGACGATCATCAACAACTCGCAGGACGGTGTGCTGCGCCTGACGGCGGCACCGAAGTTTACGGGCGTAGTGACGGTGACGGTGAGCGCGACGAACGCCGAACATCAATTCACGACGCAGATGCTGGGGGTCAAGGTCATCGCCGACGCGAACAATTCGCCGCCGTTTCTCGGGCCGATTCCCAGCAGCATTGTCGTCACGCAGAACACGGCCGCGACGTTCATTGTTACGAGCACGGACATCGACGGCGATCCCATGTTCATCGCGGACGGCTATGCGGATTCATTCATATCGTCGGGGAACATCTTCGAATCGCAGCCGCTAACGAACATCGTAGCCACGATTATTCCGGACACGAAAGGGACGCTGGGCAGGAACCACACTCAGAGCATGACCCGGATGTGGTTTCGGCCCGATGTGACACTCACTGGCGCGGTCGACCTGGTCATCGGCGTTCAGGATCGCGCGCACGGCTTTAACCCCCAGAATCCTGATGTGGACACCCAGGTTTTTTCGCTGACATTTGTGCCGCGGAGCGCATCGCCGACGATGGCGATTACATCGTTGATGGGCGTGGCGAAAGATGGTGGCAAGACGGCCGGCGACAGTTTGAACGTACACGGCACATTCGCGTTTATCGGTGAGTCCGACCACGCGTTCGGTAGCAATGACATACTGGTGTTGACCCTCGGCGATCCGACGAATCCATTGATGCTGACGCTGTCGCCCGACAGCACCGGCTGGAAATTTCATAACGGCACGGTGAACGCGAAGGAGCATGTGATTTCGATGGTGACCAGTAACGCGAATTCCGTGGTGTCCAGCAACGTGAGTGTCTCGGCGCAGTTCAATGGAGTGGCGGGTACATTTAAAATCTCCGCCAAGGGCTTTGACTTTCCCACACCCATCAGCGGCCAGGTTCAGATCGGGATCGCGCTGGGCAACGATTACGTGACCGATGTGCGGACCTGGTTTGTGCAAAGGCCCGGCACGTTCGTGCCGCCCACGCTGTAA
- a CDS encoding panthothenate synthetase, translated as MRMLLDITIPHEPFNSLVREGVTGKKLGEILEALKPEAIYFTEQDGKRGAIAVVDLADPSKIPALAEPWFLTFNADVKLRIAMTPDDLKKAGLDALGKKWA; from the coding sequence ATGAGAATGCTTTTGGATATCACAATTCCGCACGAACCATTCAATTCGCTCGTCCGCGAAGGCGTAACCGGCAAGAAGCTTGGCGAAATTTTGGAGGCGCTCAAACCCGAGGCGATTTATTTTACCGAACAGGATGGCAAACGCGGCGCCATCGCCGTCGTCGATCTGGCTGACCCCTCAAAAATTCCTGCGCTGGCCGAGCCATGGTTCCTAACCTTCAACGCCGATGTCAAACTCCGCATCGCGATGACGCCCGACGACCTGAAAAAAGCCGGTCTCGATGCGCTCGGTAAAAAGTGGGCATAG